From a region of the Tursiops truncatus isolate mTurTru1 chromosome 13, mTurTru1.mat.Y, whole genome shotgun sequence genome:
- the PRELID3A gene encoding PRELI domain containing protein 3A isoform X11 yields MELCSTNVSNGHDDHTHKLGVGEREAGVHTPPGGPRKDRAHPRSRHHREGDQPRQLSGEFDGQHDIVQRKEDASPKKTIKKQEKEEKKEEASLECGPGWVGIGGSCWATASASLVGHDHTGQEAQLVVAPVERGPGSRPAGRRPGRRSAHSMLSHAPALPPASGLLRRLWGLICPSSAPALLPTLGVSLKSLSLFRGHPISLTRP; encoded by the exons atggagctcTGTTCCACCAATGTAAGCAATGGCCACGATG ATCACACTCACAAACTGGGTGTCGGTGAGCGAGAGGCTGGTGTACACACCCCACCCGGAGGACCCAGGAAG GACCGTGCTCACCCAAGAAGCCGTCATCACCGTGAAGGGGATCAGCCTCGGCAGCTATCTGGAGAGTTTGATGGCCAACACGATATCGTCCAACGCAAAGAAG ATGCCTCACCAAAAAAAACCatcaaaaagcaggaaaaggaagagaagaaggaagaagcaagTCTGGAGTGCGGTCCTGGCTGGGTTGGGATAGGCGGGAGCTGCTGGGCCACAGCCTCCGCCAGCCTTGTCGGTCATGATCACACAGGGCAGGAGGCCCAGCTGGTGGTGGCGCCCGTGGAGCGAGGCCCGGGGAGCAGACCTGCTGGGAGGAGGCCGGGCCGCCGCTCTGCCCACTCCATGCTGAGCCACGCACCTGCTCTGCCACCCGCGTCGGGTTTGCTCAGACGGCTGTGGGGCCTTATCTGTCCTTCCTCAGCTCCAGCTCTCCTGCCGACTCTCGGGGTCTCACTAAAGAGCTTGTCTCTTTTCAGAGGACACCCCATTTCCCTCACTCGCCCTTGA
- the PRELID3A gene encoding PRELI domain containing protein 3A isoform X5 produces the protein MRKYPNPMNPSVVGVDVLERSVDSRGRLHSHCLLSTEWGLPSLVRAILGTSRTLTYIREHSVVDPVGKKMELCSTNVSNGHDDHTHKLGVGEREAGVHTPPGGPRKDRAHPRSRHHREGDQPRQLSGEFDGQHDIVQRKEDASPKKTIKKQEKEEKKEEASLECGPGWVGIGGSCWATASASLVGHDHTGQEAQLVVAPVERGPGSRPAGRRPGRRSAHSMLSHAPALPPASGLLRRLWGLICPSSAPALLPTLGVSLKSLSLFRGHPISLTRP, from the exons ATGAGGAAGTACCCGAATCCCATGAACCCCAGTGTCGTGGGCGTCGACGTGCTGGAGCGCAGTGTGGACAGCCGGGGCCGGCTTCACAGCCACTGCCTCCTCAGCACCGAGTGGGGGCTGCCCAGCCTCGTGAGAGCG attttggGAACCAGTAGGACTTTGACATACATTAGAGAACATTCTGTTGTGGATCCAgtgggaaagaaaatggagctcTGTTCCACCAATGTAAGCAATGGCCACGATG ATCACACTCACAAACTGGGTGTCGGTGAGCGAGAGGCTGGTGTACACACCCCACCCGGAGGACCCAGGAAG GACCGTGCTCACCCAAGAAGCCGTCATCACCGTGAAGGGGATCAGCCTCGGCAGCTATCTGGAGAGTTTGATGGCCAACACGATATCGTCCAACGCAAAGAAG ATGCCTCACCAAAAAAAACCatcaaaaagcaggaaaaggaagagaagaaggaagaagcaagTCTGGAGTGCGGTCCTGGCTGGGTTGGGATAGGCGGGAGCTGCTGGGCCACAGCCTCCGCCAGCCTTGTCGGTCATGATCACACAGGGCAGGAGGCCCAGCTGGTGGTGGCGCCCGTGGAGCGAGGCCCGGGGAGCAGACCTGCTGGGAGGAGGCCGGGCCGCCGCTCTGCCCACTCCATGCTGAGCCACGCACCTGCTCTGCCACCCGCGTCGGGTTTGCTCAGACGGCTGTGGGGCCTTATCTGTCCTTCCTCAGCTCCAGCTCTCCTGCCGACTCTCGGGGTCTCACTAAAGAGCTTGTCTCTTTTCAGAGGACACCCCATTTCCCTCACTCGCCCTTGA
- the PRELID3A gene encoding PRELI domain containing protein 3A isoform X3, with amino-acid sequence MRVWSSEHVFGHPWDTVIKAAMRKYPNPMNPSVVGVDVLERSVDSRGRLHSHCLLSTEWGLPSLVRAILGTSRTLTYIREHSVVDPVGKKMELCSTNVSNGHDDHTHKLGVGEREAGVHTPPGGPRKDRAHPRSRHHREGDQPRQLSGEFDGQHDIVQRKEDASPKKTIKKQEKEEKKEEASLECGPGWVGIGGSCWATASASLVGHDHTGQEAQLVVAPVERGPGSRPAGRRPGRRSAHSMLSHAPALPPASGLLRRLWGLICPSSAPALLPTLGVSLKSLSLFRGHPISLTRP; translated from the exons CCACCCGTGGGACACAGTCATCAAGGCTGCCATGAGGAAGTACCCGAATCCCATGAACCCCAGTGTCGTGGGCGTCGACGTGCTGGAGCGCAGTGTGGACAGCCGGGGCCGGCTTCACAGCCACTGCCTCCTCAGCACCGAGTGGGGGCTGCCCAGCCTCGTGAGAGCG attttggGAACCAGTAGGACTTTGACATACATTAGAGAACATTCTGTTGTGGATCCAgtgggaaagaaaatggagctcTGTTCCACCAATGTAAGCAATGGCCACGATG ATCACACTCACAAACTGGGTGTCGGTGAGCGAGAGGCTGGTGTACACACCCCACCCGGAGGACCCAGGAAG GACCGTGCTCACCCAAGAAGCCGTCATCACCGTGAAGGGGATCAGCCTCGGCAGCTATCTGGAGAGTTTGATGGCCAACACGATATCGTCCAACGCAAAGAAG ATGCCTCACCAAAAAAAACCatcaaaaagcaggaaaaggaagagaagaaggaagaagcaagTCTGGAGTGCGGTCCTGGCTGGGTTGGGATAGGCGGGAGCTGCTGGGCCACAGCCTCCGCCAGCCTTGTCGGTCATGATCACACAGGGCAGGAGGCCCAGCTGGTGGTGGCGCCCGTGGAGCGAGGCCCGGGGAGCAGACCTGCTGGGAGGAGGCCGGGCCGCCGCTCTGCCCACTCCATGCTGAGCCACGCACCTGCTCTGCCACCCGCGTCGGGTTTGCTCAGACGGCTGTGGGGCCTTATCTGTCCTTCCTCAGCTCCAGCTCTCCTGCCGACTCTCGGGGTCTCACTAAAGAGCTTGTCTCTTTTCAGAGGACACCCCATTTCCCTCACTCGCCCTTGA